In the Plodia interpunctella isolate USDA-ARS_2022_Savannah chromosome 6, ilPloInte3.2, whole genome shotgun sequence genome, one interval contains:
- the LOC128670788 gene encoding cuticle protein 7-like, protein MFSKIVAFGAMLAAANAGLYGHAVSSQSIVRHDEGHYTAPVAHYAAPVAHYAAPVAHYAAPVAHYAPVEQYAEHGHDYYAHPKYDYAYSVADPHTGDHKSQHESRDGDAVHGFYSLVQPDGSVRKVEYTADDHNGFNAVVHNTAPAVHPAPAHNYHY, encoded by the exons GTAGCTTTCGGCGCCATGTTGGCTGCAGCCAACGCTGGTCTTTATGGGCACGCCGTGTCCTCCCAAAGCATCGTCCGTCACGATGAGGGCCACTACACCGCACCTGTGGCCCACTACGCCGCACCTGTGGCCCACTACGCTGCACCTGTGGCTCACTACGCCGCCCCTGTTGCTCACTACGCCCCCGTAGAGCAATACGCTGAACATGGTCACGATTATTAT GCCCACCCTAAATACGACTACGCCTACTCCGTGGCTGACCCCCACACCGGCGACCACAAGAGCCAGCACGAGTCCCGCGACGGAGACGCCGTCCACGGCTTCTACTCCCTGGTGCAGCCTGATGGTTCCGTCCGCAAAGTTGAATACACCGCTGATGACCACAATGG TTTCAACGCCGTCGTCCACAACACCGCCCCCGCCGTGCACCCCGCCCCCGCGCACAACTACCActactaa